In the Myxococcus fulvus genome, one interval contains:
- a CDS encoding ABC transporter substrate-binding protein codes for MRPAASLLPLLLLTLAACSNEPRPRPPGTLFVSVEQQSAWVRNFNPLFPGAGSRWPTRAGIYECLELYTPSTGGFTPWLATGHAWSEDRRTLRFTLREGVRWSDGRAFSADDVAYTFQLLRKHAALDAGGVWRFLSDVRAEGPHTVAFQFSRLFIPGFGDLAAQPIVPRHIWELVADPVTFTNPSPVATGPFTQVSLFRNQVYELGRNPYYWQPGKPAVRALRFLAFPTNDQANLALVEGEVDWAGNFVPAVDRTFVSKDPKHHARWFPLYGSTVFLYPNTRRPPLDDVRVRKALSMALDRERLVEIAMYGYTRPADATGLNDAYAGWRDADVADDAWVRHDAKEAARLLDEAGLIAGEDGLRRGKDGLPLTLDIEVVGGWSDWVRAGQVVARDLRKLGLQAQLRTYEFGAWQARLQKGEFQLAISWSLDGPTPYTFYKWMLSSATVRPVGEVAAANWQRYGDVQTDALLERFEGTDSREEQQALMAQVQRRFSETAPAIPLFPNPSWGESNSKRFTGFPTEANPYARLSPHAEPDSLLVLTTLKPREP; via the coding sequence ATGAGGCCCGCGGCCTCACTGCTCCCTCTCCTCCTGCTGACGTTGGCCGCGTGCTCGAACGAGCCCAGGCCCCGTCCGCCCGGGACGCTGTTCGTCTCCGTGGAGCAGCAGAGCGCGTGGGTGCGCAACTTCAACCCGCTGTTCCCGGGCGCGGGCTCGCGCTGGCCCACGCGCGCGGGCATCTACGAGTGCCTGGAGCTCTACACGCCGTCCACCGGCGGCTTCACGCCGTGGCTCGCCACCGGGCACGCGTGGTCCGAGGACCGCCGCACGCTGCGCTTCACGCTGCGCGAGGGCGTGCGCTGGTCGGACGGCAGGGCCTTCAGCGCGGACGACGTGGCGTACACGTTCCAGTTGTTGCGCAAGCACGCGGCGCTGGATGCGGGCGGCGTGTGGCGCTTCCTGTCGGACGTGCGCGCCGAGGGGCCGCACACGGTGGCGTTCCAGTTCTCGCGCCTGTTCATCCCGGGATTCGGAGACCTGGCCGCGCAGCCCATCGTCCCCCGGCACATCTGGGAGCTGGTGGCGGACCCGGTGACGTTCACCAACCCGAGCCCGGTGGCCACCGGTCCCTTCACGCAGGTGAGCCTGTTCCGCAACCAGGTGTACGAGCTGGGCCGCAATCCGTACTACTGGCAGCCGGGCAAGCCCGCGGTGCGCGCGCTGCGCTTCCTGGCGTTCCCCACCAATGACCAGGCGAACCTGGCGCTGGTGGAGGGCGAGGTGGACTGGGCGGGCAACTTCGTCCCCGCGGTGGACCGCACCTTCGTGTCCAAGGACCCGAAGCACCACGCGCGCTGGTTCCCGCTCTACGGCAGCACCGTCTTCCTCTATCCGAACACCAGGCGGCCACCGCTGGACGACGTGCGCGTGCGCAAGGCGCTGAGCATGGCGTTGGATCGCGAGCGGCTGGTCGAAATCGCGATGTATGGCTACACGCGGCCGGCGGACGCCACGGGTCTCAATGATGCCTACGCGGGCTGGCGGGACGCGGACGTCGCGGACGATGCGTGGGTGCGTCACGACGCGAAGGAGGCCGCGCGACTGTTGGATGAGGCGGGCCTCATCGCGGGCGAGGACGGGCTGCGGCGCGGCAAGGACGGCCTGCCGCTGACGCTGGACATCGAGGTGGTGGGCGGCTGGTCCGACTGGGTGCGCGCGGGACAGGTGGTCGCGCGCGACTTGCGCAAGCTGGGGCTGCAGGCGCAGCTGCGCACGTACGAGTTCGGCGCGTGGCAGGCGCGGCTGCAGAAGGGCGAGTTCCAGCTGGCCATCTCGTGGTCGCTGGATGGGCCCACGCCGTACACGTTCTACAAGTGGATGCTGTCGTCGGCGACGGTGCGCCCGGTGGGCGAGGTGGCCGCGGCGAACTGGCAGCGCTACGGAGATGTGCAGACGGACGCGCTGTTGGAGCGCTTCGAGGGCACCGACTCGCGCGAGGAGCAGCAGGCGCTGATGGCGCAGGTGCAGCGGCGCTTCTCGGAGACGGCGCCCGCGATTCCCCTGTTCCCGAACCCGTCCTGGGGTGAGTCCAACTCCAAGCGCTTCACGGGCTTTCCCACCGAGGCGAACCCGTACGCGCGGCTGTCACCCCACGCCGAGCCCGACAGCCTGCTGGTGCTGACGACCCTCAAGCCGAGGGAGCCCTGA
- a CDS encoding glycoside hydrolase family 16 protein, protein MTSSRLLAWCLLLGSVACDPARSKSIEPPPTTEQPSHQQWRLVWQDEFEGAPGTPPSPERWNADVGGDGWGNAQYEHNTARTENASLDGEGHLVITARKERYQGNDYTSARLNTRGKFERAYGRFEARLQLPTGKGIWPAFWMLGANFAQVGWPECGEIDIMEHRGQLPAIVRGSLHGPGYSGGENVGGEHVVSGGKLYEGFHLYAVEWDPDRIRWFVDDVMFLEVTPKDLPANRRWVFDHPHFLILNIAVGGNYVGPIDGTTQFPQTMRVDYVRVYARAE, encoded by the coding sequence ATGACCTCCAGCCGACTCCTCGCGTGGTGCCTGCTCCTGGGGAGCGTGGCCTGTGACCCGGCCCGCTCCAAGAGCATCGAGCCTCCTCCCACCACCGAGCAGCCCTCACATCAGCAGTGGCGGCTGGTCTGGCAGGACGAGTTCGAGGGTGCCCCGGGCACCCCGCCCTCCCCGGAGCGGTGGAATGCGGACGTCGGCGGAGACGGCTGGGGCAACGCTCAGTACGAGCACAACACCGCGCGCACGGAGAACGCGTCACTGGATGGCGAGGGGCACCTGGTCATCACCGCGCGCAAGGAGCGCTACCAGGGCAACGACTACACCTCCGCGCGCCTGAACACGCGCGGCAAGTTCGAGCGCGCATACGGCCGCTTCGAGGCGCGCCTCCAGCTCCCCACCGGCAAGGGCATCTGGCCGGCGTTCTGGATGCTGGGCGCCAACTTCGCGCAGGTCGGTTGGCCCGAGTGCGGCGAAATCGACATCATGGAGCACCGGGGCCAGCTCCCCGCCATCGTGCGGGGCTCGCTGCACGGGCCGGGCTACTCGGGCGGGGAGAACGTCGGCGGCGAGCACGTGGTCAGCGGGGGCAAGCTGTACGAGGGCTTCCACCTGTACGCGGTGGAGTGGGACCCCGACCGCATCCGCTGGTTCGTCGACGACGTCATGTTCCTCGAGGTGACACCCAAGGACCTGCCGGCCAACCGGCGCTGGGTGTTCGACCATCCCCACTTCCTCATCCTGAATATCGCGGTGGGCGGCAACTACGTGGGGCCCATCGACGGGACCACCCAGTTCCCCCAGACGATGCGCGTGGACTACGTGCGCGTCTACGCGAGGGCGGAATGA
- a CDS encoding dipeptide/oligopeptide/nickel ABC transporter permease/ATP-binding protein: protein MRETLRRLLRQRKAAVGGSILLGFLVLALVGPWLVMDPTELVGQPHQPPSRAHLFGTTGQGQDVLAQTVVGARETLAIGFAVGALVTLVGALVGITAGYLGRRVDDALTLTTNVFLVIPGLPLAIVLGAYLPSGPMRMVVVLTFAGWAWNARVFRAEALALRGRDFVAAAVVAGESHARIITRELLPNMASLVASSFIGNTLYAVGAQVGLEFLGLGDVGAVTWGTNLYWAGNDAALLTRSWWIFVPTGLCIALVGFSLTLLSSAIDELTNPALRAPPSAPVPAKAVEVSSEVPTSGVLLSVRGVSIEYMTASGPSRVVDQVSLDIAPGEVFGLAGESGSGKSTLGYALLRLLPPAAAITQGRILFDGMDVTALSAEAMREFRWSRVSMVFQSAMSALNPVLSLGEQFHDTLAAHGGSSRAASYARAREMLTMVGLKPELVHAWPHQLSGGMRQRVGIALALALEPKLVVMDEPTTALDVVVQKELLQRVVELKERLGFAVLFITHDLPLLLALADRVGILQAGKLVEVDTAERLRTDAKHPYTRLLLSSFPHLGASDVAAPTLDVLEHAALKPAQAALTGGRR from the coding sequence ATGCGTGAGACCCTTCGACGCCTGCTCCGCCAGCGGAAGGCCGCGGTGGGAGGCAGCATCCTCCTGGGCTTCCTCGTGCTCGCGCTCGTGGGCCCGTGGCTGGTGATGGACCCCACGGAGCTGGTGGGCCAGCCGCACCAGCCGCCTTCGCGCGCGCACCTGTTCGGCACCACGGGGCAGGGACAGGACGTGCTCGCGCAGACGGTGGTCGGGGCGCGGGAGACCCTGGCCATCGGCTTCGCGGTGGGCGCGCTGGTGACGCTGGTGGGCGCGCTGGTGGGAATCACGGCGGGTTATCTGGGCCGGCGTGTGGACGACGCGCTGACGCTCACCACCAACGTGTTCCTGGTCATCCCGGGGCTGCCGCTGGCCATCGTGCTGGGGGCGTACCTGCCGTCGGGGCCGATGCGCATGGTCGTGGTGCTCACGTTCGCGGGCTGGGCGTGGAACGCGCGGGTGTTCCGGGCGGAGGCGCTGGCGCTGCGAGGTCGGGACTTCGTGGCGGCGGCGGTGGTGGCCGGGGAGAGCCACGCGCGCATCATCACCCGCGAGCTCTTGCCCAACATGGCGTCGCTGGTGGCGTCGTCGTTCATCGGGAACACGCTGTACGCGGTGGGCGCGCAGGTGGGGCTGGAGTTCCTGGGCCTGGGCGACGTGGGCGCGGTGACGTGGGGCACCAACCTGTACTGGGCGGGCAACGACGCGGCGCTCCTGACGCGCTCGTGGTGGATCTTCGTCCCCACGGGGCTGTGCATCGCGTTGGTGGGCTTCTCGCTCACGCTGCTGAGCTCGGCCATCGACGAGCTGACGAACCCCGCGCTGCGGGCGCCCCCTTCGGCGCCGGTGCCCGCGAAGGCGGTCGAGGTGTCCTCCGAGGTGCCGACGTCCGGTGTGCTCCTGAGCGTGCGTGGGGTGTCCATCGAGTACATGACGGCCTCGGGGCCTTCGCGGGTGGTGGACCAGGTCTCGCTCGACATCGCGCCGGGTGAGGTGTTCGGGCTGGCGGGTGAGTCAGGGAGCGGCAAGTCGACGCTCGGGTATGCGCTGTTGCGGCTGTTGCCTCCGGCGGCGGCGATCACGCAGGGCCGCATCCTGTTCGACGGCATGGACGTCACCGCGCTGTCGGCCGAGGCGATGCGTGAGTTCCGCTGGAGCCGCGTGTCGATGGTGTTCCAGAGCGCGATGAGCGCGCTCAATCCGGTGCTCTCGTTGGGGGAGCAGTTCCACGACACGCTGGCGGCGCATGGGGGGAGTTCCCGCGCGGCGTCTTATGCGCGGGCGCGCGAGATGCTCACGATGGTGGGGCTGAAGCCGGAGCTGGTGCATGCGTGGCCGCATCAGTTGTCGGGCGGCATGCGGCAGAGGGTGGGCATCGCGCTGGCGTTGGCGCTGGAGCCGAAGCTGGTGGTGATGGACGAGCCCACGACGGCGCTCGATGTGGTGGTGCAGAAGGAGCTGCTCCAGCGGGTGGTGGAGCTGAAGGAGCGGCTGGGCTTCGCCGTCCTGTTCATCACGCACGACTTGCCGCTGCTGCTCGCGCTCGCGGACCGGGTGGGCATCCTCCAGGCCGGCAAGCTGGTGGAGGTGGACACGGCGGAGCGGCTGCGCACGGACGCGAAGCATCCGTACACACGGCTCCTGCTGTCGTCCTTCCCGCACCTCGGTGCGTCCGATGTGGCGGCGCCGACCCTGGATGTCCTGGAGCACGCCGCACTGAAGCCCGCGCAGGCTGCGTTGACCGGAGGTCGCCGATGA
- a CDS encoding ABC transporter ATP-binding protein: MSLPLLEATRLSKSFPLGGFLSRSRRKVLQDVSFSLERGEILALVGESGSGKSTLARLLARLDTPDGGELRLHGENVLAHDGRAASLSYRARVQMVFQDPFASLNPVHTVAYHLERSLLRHGKAQGVELKRRVHALLESVGLTPVEQFAQRYPHELSGGQRQRVAVARALAVEPDVIIADEPTSMLDVSTRRGVLQLLKGLTRERGIGILFITHDLASARHLADRVLVLYAGSVVETGHTREVLQTPRHPYTRLLLSAVPDGVDFLRTPLPARTPAGPAPPLGCAFAPRCPHADVRCHESFPPFHHSAAEHHVRCHLESSKGVPDDAAVSS; the protein is encoded by the coding sequence ATGAGTCTCCCGCTCCTGGAGGCCACGCGCTTGTCGAAGAGCTTCCCTTTGGGAGGCTTCCTCTCCCGCTCGCGGCGCAAGGTGTTGCAGGACGTCTCCTTCTCTCTGGAGCGCGGAGAAATCCTCGCGCTCGTCGGTGAGTCCGGCAGCGGCAAGAGCACCCTGGCGCGCCTGCTCGCGAGGCTGGACACCCCGGACGGCGGCGAGCTGCGACTGCACGGAGAGAACGTCCTCGCGCACGACGGCCGCGCCGCGTCGCTGTCCTACCGCGCCCGGGTGCAGATGGTCTTTCAAGACCCGTTCGCCTCGCTCAACCCCGTCCACACCGTGGCCTATCACCTGGAGCGCTCGCTCCTGCGGCACGGCAAGGCCCAGGGCGTGGAGCTCAAGCGCCGCGTACACGCGCTGCTGGAGTCCGTGGGCCTGACGCCCGTGGAGCAGTTCGCCCAACGCTATCCGCACGAGCTGTCCGGAGGCCAGCGTCAGCGCGTCGCGGTGGCCCGGGCGCTCGCCGTGGAGCCCGACGTCATCATCGCGGACGAGCCCACGTCGATGCTCGACGTCTCCACGCGCCGGGGCGTGCTCCAGCTCCTCAAGGGCCTGACGCGCGAGCGCGGCATCGGCATCCTCTTCATCACCCACGACCTGGCGAGCGCGCGACACCTCGCGGACCGCGTGCTCGTGCTCTACGCGGGCAGCGTCGTGGAGACGGGCCACACCCGCGAGGTCCTCCAGACGCCGCGCCACCCGTACACGCGCCTGCTCCTCTCCGCGGTGCCGGACGGCGTGGACTTCCTGCGCACGCCGCTCCCCGCTCGCACTCCCGCCGGACCCGCGCCCCCACTGGGGTGCGCCTTCGCCCCGCGCTGTCCGCACGCCGACGTGCGCTGTCACGAGTCGTTTCCCCCCTTCCACCATTCCGCGGCGGAGCACCACGTCCGCTGCCACCTCGAGTCCTCGAAAGGAGTCCCTGACGATGCGGCAGTTTCCTCGTGA
- a CDS encoding ABC transporter permease, translating into MSYVLRRLGFYLLAAWASLTMNFVIPRLAPGDPATAMFARFEGRISPEALVALKTAFGFTDAPWHVQYVTYLRHLLSGDLGLSYAYYPSRVSEVIGTGLLWTVGLAGCAVVISFAVGTMLGVLAAWNRGGWMDSALAPALAFLGAFPYFWLAMLALYLFGFGLGWFPLRHAYSHDVEPGLTFSFIADVGRHAVLPATSIVVATLGGWMLSMRNTMVAVLGTDTLRLAHAKGLPPRQVMLRYAARNALLPNVTGFGMALGFVLSGSLLTEIVFSYPGTGYLLILAVRNQDYPLMQGLFLVITLAVLAANFAVDLLCLWLDPRTRAHA; encoded by the coding sequence ATGTCCTACGTGCTTCGCAGGCTCGGCTTCTATCTGCTCGCGGCGTGGGCCTCGCTGACGATGAACTTCGTCATCCCGAGGCTCGCGCCCGGAGACCCGGCCACGGCGATGTTCGCGCGCTTCGAGGGGCGCATCTCGCCCGAGGCGCTGGTGGCGCTGAAGACGGCCTTCGGCTTCACGGACGCGCCGTGGCACGTGCAGTACGTCACGTACCTGAGGCACCTGCTCTCGGGCGACCTGGGCCTGTCCTACGCGTACTACCCGTCGCGCGTGTCGGAGGTCATCGGCACGGGGCTGTTGTGGACGGTGGGGCTGGCCGGGTGCGCGGTGGTCATCAGCTTCGCGGTGGGGACGATGCTGGGGGTGCTGGCGGCGTGGAACCGGGGCGGGTGGATGGACTCCGCGCTGGCGCCGGCGCTCGCGTTCCTGGGGGCCTTCCCCTACTTCTGGTTGGCCATGCTGGCGCTGTACCTCTTCGGCTTCGGGCTGGGGTGGTTCCCGCTGCGGCACGCGTACTCGCACGACGTGGAGCCGGGGCTGACGTTCTCGTTCATCGCGGACGTGGGACGGCACGCGGTGCTGCCGGCGACGTCCATCGTGGTGGCCACGCTGGGCGGGTGGATGCTGAGCATGCGCAACACCATGGTGGCGGTGCTGGGCACGGACACGCTGCGGCTGGCGCACGCGAAGGGACTGCCGCCCCGACAGGTGATGCTGCGGTACGCGGCGCGCAACGCGCTGTTGCCCAACGTGACGGGCTTCGGGATGGCGCTGGGGTTCGTGCTCAGCGGCTCGCTGCTGACGGAGATTGTCTTCTCGTATCCGGGGACGGGCTACCTGCTCATCCTCGCGGTGCGCAACCAGGACTACCCGCTGATGCAGGGGCTCTTCCTGGTCATCACGCTGGCGGTGCTCGCCGCGAACTTCGCGGTGGACCTGCTCTGCCTCTGGCTGGACCCGAGGACCCGCGCCCATGCGTGA
- a CDS encoding immunity 52 family protein, giving the protein MTESYYAGVYWGARKESAEECARRLQVLLERLPAVDSSLAHWFQQGKSRAEALKRPLLPQLAELEPFVLRSKDRVVDELGFSIAGWNGASADDETTSFLIACGGHSEWVGNRCVYTLPSRGPSLERLLSEPTPSALLRHTAVAWEPDWGVAISEQHRDLQKPHRPKGAPYVGWVTYLARHRGTVPPLPAPVRVETVEGKGTLIVLTPERFTVSNPEHVALVEQVQALLDQAGLLKPLSGQP; this is encoded by the coding sequence GTGACTGAGAGTTACTACGCGGGAGTCTATTGGGGAGCCAGGAAGGAGTCGGCGGAGGAGTGCGCGCGTCGGCTCCAAGTCCTTCTCGAGCGGCTTCCAGCCGTAGACTCCTCGCTCGCGCACTGGTTCCAACAAGGCAAGTCACGCGCCGAGGCACTGAAGCGCCCACTGCTCCCTCAGTTGGCGGAGCTGGAGCCCTTCGTCCTCCGGAGCAAGGATCGAGTCGTCGACGAGTTGGGCTTCAGCATCGCGGGGTGGAATGGCGCCAGTGCTGACGACGAGACCACCAGCTTCCTCATCGCATGTGGCGGCCACTCCGAATGGGTCGGAAACCGGTGTGTCTACACCTTGCCCAGCAGGGGCCCGAGCTTGGAGCGGCTCCTCTCGGAACCCACACCTTCAGCGCTCCTGAGACACACGGCTGTCGCCTGGGAGCCGGATTGGGGCGTCGCGATTTCGGAGCAACACCGAGACCTGCAGAAGCCACACCGTCCCAAGGGAGCTCCGTACGTGGGCTGGGTCACCTACCTCGCACGGCATCGGGGCACGGTTCCTCCCCTTCCCGCTCCGGTGCGCGTCGAAACCGTGGAGGGCAAGGGCACGCTCATCGTCCTCACCCCCGAACGCTTCACGGTAAGCAATCCGGAGCACGTGGCTTTGGTGGAGCAGGTGCAAGCGCTGCTGGACCAGGCAGGGCTGCTGAAGCCGCTCAGCGGCCAACCCTGA
- a CDS encoding QsdR family transcriptional regulator: MKRTGAKPVRRRAKGAPSRTTRPASREKARVRVTPLSKRLEAPSRATPRDLFALAMRWWSEGERFDIGRMAQELGVSRATVFRWAGTRELLYGEVLSSRFDAALTAARGEFQGEGAAYLANVTERLIQLIVEDAPLRRFIQQDSEYAMRVLMSKSSRVEERCAASIRRALEEGVRDKLIRPAMNLDALSNVIVRVGQFFLYRDALTGDPPDVESAITATLILLTAEAGDARWRRR; encoded by the coding sequence ATGAAGCGGACGGGGGCGAAGCCCGTGCGGCGGAGGGCGAAGGGGGCGCCGTCGAGGACGACGCGTCCGGCCTCGCGCGAGAAGGCGCGGGTGCGGGTGACGCCGTTGTCGAAGCGGTTGGAGGCGCCATCGCGGGCGACGCCGAGGGACTTGTTCGCGTTGGCGATGCGGTGGTGGAGCGAGGGGGAGCGGTTCGACATCGGCAGGATGGCGCAGGAGCTGGGCGTCAGTCGGGCCACGGTGTTCCGGTGGGCAGGGACGCGCGAGCTGCTCTACGGGGAGGTGCTCTCGTCTCGATTCGATGCGGCCCTGACGGCGGCGAGGGGCGAGTTCCAGGGAGAGGGCGCGGCGTACCTGGCGAACGTCACCGAGCGGCTCATCCAGTTGATTGTGGAGGACGCGCCGCTCAGGCGCTTCATCCAGCAGGACTCCGAGTACGCGATGCGCGTGCTGATGTCGAAGAGCAGCCGCGTGGAGGAGCGCTGCGCGGCGAGCATCCGCAGGGCGCTGGAGGAGGGCGTGAGGGACAAGCTCATCCGTCCTGCGATGAACCTGGATGCGCTGTCGAACGTCATCGTCCGGGTGGGACAGTTCTTCTTGTACCGGGACGCGCTGACGGGAGACCCACCGGACGTGGAGTCCGCCATTACGGCGACGCTCATCCTGCTCACCGCGGAGGCAGGTGACGCGCGGTGGCGCAGGCGGTGA
- a CDS encoding Tox-REase-5 domain-containing protein, giving the protein MLRQHDARAGEVLRDGTETSRASSSAGVRGASGERVETFEDLLRNAGLEEQDDRPIPGNTLTPAQAARLLATLLRKPVTLGTFPSRMAVGHLLREVLERGPVAPAELQRSVGRFRQIAVLRPDGCLAWALTGRAQQRIGEVQWEDGAFRAHHFELGRFYVSNGFVFRLANERLEPIDSAVFVEVYDDADYLGRALDGAESAFLKLALSVGQLLTHPLDSLTELKNLPSGVAALIAASPAYFERFRHMTRGEQVRATAELATHLLVTAGTASATTRTVTGALVGAEAHVPVLSLSAQGTLGVERLVAPIGRTASVVGGGPGAAIVMYRANSATIQPSGGPGPGQWGPVKESMSPRARRYQEQISGHSADEAYWVGGVKFDGFEQGVLLEAKGPGYANKFLDDLKPKVWFEGSGAKALVDQASRQRAVARGAPIRWHVAEERTTEAIRKLFDANDIEGIEVIFTPPLP; this is encoded by the coding sequence GTGCTCCGACAGCACGATGCTCGGGCAGGGGAGGTTCTTCGCGATGGAACCGAGACCTCGCGCGCGTCCTCGTCGGCCGGAGTCCGGGGCGCCTCAGGAGAGCGCGTCGAGACGTTCGAGGACCTGCTGAGGAACGCCGGGCTCGAGGAGCAGGATGACCGGCCCATCCCGGGCAACACGCTCACGCCGGCGCAGGCGGCACGGCTGCTCGCGACGCTTCTGCGCAAGCCGGTGACGCTCGGGACCTTTCCTTCGCGAATGGCGGTGGGCCACCTGCTGCGTGAAGTTCTCGAACGAGGGCCGGTGGCGCCCGCAGAGTTACAGCGGAGCGTCGGACGCTTCCGTCAGATAGCGGTGCTCCGTCCGGATGGATGCCTGGCATGGGCACTCACAGGGCGGGCGCAACAACGCATCGGCGAGGTCCAGTGGGAGGATGGTGCGTTCCGGGCGCATCACTTCGAGCTGGGACGCTTCTATGTCAGCAACGGCTTCGTCTTCCGGCTCGCGAACGAGCGACTGGAGCCCATCGACAGTGCCGTGTTCGTCGAGGTGTACGACGACGCGGACTATCTCGGCCGCGCGCTGGATGGCGCGGAGTCCGCGTTCCTGAAGCTGGCGCTCTCGGTGGGGCAGTTGCTCACCCATCCACTCGACAGCCTCACTGAGCTGAAGAACCTGCCCTCCGGAGTGGCCGCGCTCATCGCCGCGTCTCCGGCCTACTTCGAGCGCTTCCGGCACATGACTCGCGGCGAGCAGGTCCGCGCCACCGCTGAGCTGGCGACCCACCTCCTCGTCACGGCGGGGACGGCTTCGGCCACGACTCGCACGGTGACGGGAGCCCTGGTCGGTGCCGAGGCACACGTTCCCGTGCTGTCCCTGTCCGCACAGGGGACGCTCGGAGTGGAGCGTCTCGTGGCACCCATCGGACGCACGGCCTCCGTGGTCGGTGGCGGGCCCGGAGCGGCCATCGTCATGTATCGCGCCAACTCCGCGACCATCCAACCCTCGGGTGGTCCTGGACCGGGCCAGTGGGGTCCTGTGAAGGAGTCCATGTCCCCGCGTGCTCGCCGCTACCAGGAACAGATCTCCGGCCACTCGGCGGACGAGGCATACTGGGTCGGTGGCGTGAAGTTCGATGGCTTCGAGCAGGGCGTGTTGCTGGAGGCGAAGGGACCGGGCTATGCGAACAAGTTTCTCGACGACCTCAAGCCGAAGGTCTGGTTCGAAGGGTCAGGCGCCAAGGCGCTCGTCGACCAGGCGAGTCGTCAGCGCGCCGTCGCAAGAGGGGCGCCCATTCGATGGCACGTCGCGGAGGAGAGAACCACCGAGGCCATCCGGAAGTTGTTCGATGCCAACGATATCGAGGGAATCGAAGTCATCTTCACGCCTCCTCTTCCCTGA
- a CDS encoding GH1 family beta-glucosidase, with protein MRQFPRDFVWGVATSSYQIEGATDVDGRGESIWDRFSATPGKIQDGTNGSVACDHYHRWREDVELMRWMGLKSYRFSIAWPRILPAGSGKVSQAGLDFYSRLVDGLLEAGIEPCVTLYHWDLPQALQDKGGWAARDTVSAFVEYADVVSQKLGDRAKRWITHNEPWCISVLGYANGEHAPGIKDWGQALATAHHVLLSHGQAVPVLRSNVSKADVGITLNLVPAEPASPSAEDLEACRSFDGGFNRWYLDPIYGRGYPRDVIQDHVAAGHLKSDTLPFLRAGDLEDIATPIDFLGVNYYNRAVLRSDRIPESQNAPRAVHVSSEQTEMGWEVSPHGLTQLLVRLHQDYNPGRLYVTENGAAYGTGPDADGRVRDTKRVQYLRLHLEASLEAIRQGVPLHGYFAWSLLDNFEWAYGYQKRFGMVYVDYATQKRIPKDSAHLYRAVVAQNGLDVELAA; from the coding sequence ATGCGGCAGTTTCCTCGTGACTTCGTGTGGGGTGTCGCCACCTCCTCGTACCAGATTGAAGGCGCCACCGATGTTGACGGGCGCGGTGAATCCATCTGGGACCGTTTCTCCGCCACGCCTGGGAAGATTCAAGACGGCACCAACGGCAGCGTCGCCTGCGACCACTACCACCGGTGGCGCGAGGACGTGGAGCTGATGCGCTGGATGGGACTGAAGTCCTATCGCTTCTCCATCGCATGGCCCCGCATCCTCCCCGCCGGCAGCGGCAAGGTGAGCCAGGCCGGCCTCGACTTCTACTCACGACTGGTCGACGGCCTGCTGGAGGCCGGCATCGAGCCCTGCGTCACGCTGTACCACTGGGATTTGCCCCAGGCGCTCCAGGACAAGGGCGGCTGGGCCGCGCGCGACACGGTGAGCGCCTTCGTCGAGTACGCGGACGTCGTGAGCCAGAAGCTCGGAGACCGCGCGAAGCGCTGGATTACGCACAACGAGCCCTGGTGCATCAGCGTGCTGGGCTACGCCAATGGCGAGCACGCGCCCGGCATCAAGGACTGGGGCCAGGCGCTGGCCACGGCCCACCACGTGCTCCTGTCCCATGGACAGGCGGTGCCCGTGCTGCGCTCCAACGTGTCCAAAGCGGACGTAGGCATCACCCTCAACCTGGTGCCCGCCGAGCCCGCGTCTCCCAGCGCCGAGGACCTGGAGGCGTGCCGCTCCTTCGACGGTGGCTTCAACCGCTGGTACCTGGACCCCATCTACGGACGCGGCTACCCGCGTGACGTCATCCAGGACCATGTCGCCGCGGGCCACCTGAAGTCCGACACCCTGCCTTTCCTGCGCGCCGGAGACCTGGAGGACATCGCGACACCCATCGATTTCCTCGGGGTCAACTACTACAACCGCGCCGTCCTGCGCAGCGACCGCATCCCCGAGTCGCAGAACGCGCCGCGCGCCGTCCACGTCAGCAGCGAGCAGACAGAGATGGGCTGGGAGGTGAGCCCCCACGGCCTCACCCAGCTCCTCGTGCGGCTGCACCAGGACTACAACCCGGGCCGCCTCTACGTGACGGAGAACGGCGCCGCGTACGGCACGGGCCCGGACGCGGATGGCCGCGTGCGAGACACCAAGCGCGTGCAGTACCTGCGCCTGCACCTGGAGGCCTCGCTCGAGGCCATCCGCCAGGGCGTGCCGCTCCATGGCTACTTCGCCTGGTCGCTGCTGGACAACTTCGAGTGGGCCTACGGCTACCAGAAGCGCTTCGGCATGGTCTACGTCGACTACGCCACCCAGAAGCGCATCCCCAAGGACAGCGCGCACCTGTACCGCGCCGTGGTGGCCCAGAACGGGCTGGATGTGGAGCTGGCCGCATGA